The following is a genomic window from Aminivibrio sp..
AGGATCCGCCTCTTCAGCCCGCCGTCCCCGCCGATTTTCGAAACTACGCCGCCTTCACCCACGGCAAGAGAACTGAGTGACTTCTCGGTCACGGTTCCGCAGCATCCGCCAAAAGCTCCCATAGTACCTCCTCCGATCCCGTTGATGTTCGTAGTATCTAACTTGATTTTCCGCCGAAAAAAAGAACCTCCCGGTCCTTTTTCTTCCGTCTTTTTTCTATCTGCAGGCGCCGTCCACGAAGACCTTCAGCGCCATGCCCTGTCCGAGGGCGAACCGGGAATCTCCGACTTTCAGAAGAAGGGGACCTCCGCCGTTCCGCACCACGCTGACCTGCACTCCGGGCACAAGCCCCAGTTCGGAAAGCCTTTTCGATGCCTCTCCGCCTCCGGCGACCCTGGCCACCGTCACTTCGCTTCCTTCAGGCATGATGGTTATGGGACACATTTTTTCTTCCTCCCCCGGCGCGCCTCATTCGGGACACGCGCATATCCAGACCGATGCTGCCTCTGTTCTCCTGAGGGCCACTTCCGACCCCCTCACATCCACCGTCAGGGGATCCCCCAGCGGGGCCTCTCCCCTTCTGACCACCACGGTACCCGGAACAAAGCCCATCTCGAAAAGCCTCAGCCTGAGCGGCCCGTCGGCGGTCACCCTGGACACCACGCCCTTTTCGCCCTTCGGAATCATCGAGAGGGGTCGGGGCAGCTTCCGTTCGTCCCCCATGACGGAGAGAAGGTCCTGAACCCATTCTTTCCCGTCCCTCCGGGCCCGGACGAGATAATCCACAAACCCCAGTATCCGCGCCTCGGACGTTTCGTCCATCTCGTGCTCCATGGCGCAGGCCATTGCCATGGCCCG
Proteins encoded in this region:
- a CDS encoding FeoA family protein, with product MCPITIMPEGSEVTVARVAGGGEASKRLSELGLVPGVQVSVVRNGGGPLLLKVGDSRFALGQGMALKVFVDGACR
- a CDS encoding metal-dependent transcriptional regulator, with protein sequence MPVSSRIEDYMETIFALEISGKEATVTDLANTLGVAKATVVAAVRRLVAAAMVAHERYGALRLTEAGRERALHIYRRHEHLTFLFQDVLGFERERAMAMACAMEHEMDETSEARILGFVDYLVRARRDGKEWVQDLLSVMGDERKLPRPLSMIPKGEKGVVSRVTADGPLRLRLFEMGFVPGTVVVRRGEAPLGDPLTVDVRGSEVALRRTEAASVWICACPE